GCGATCAAGTAACACGCCGGGCGCAGCGTCTCAACCGCTCTGCGACACTTGTTCCAGGCCGCCAGCGGTCCTTAACAGCGGCCGCGCGAGCCCCTATATTGCCGTTTCCATCAACAAAGAAAGGAGGTGATCCAGTGTCTTATCTCAAGCGCTGTCACCTCGCTGGGATCGCCCGCTAAGCACCGTTTTCGGCTTGGCATCGGGGCGCTCTCAGCCCTGGACCAGCGAGATTGAAGAGTTGGAGCGCGGCGGGAGCCTTCCCGCCGCGCTTTCCGTTTCAGCCCAGCATGGTCGAAATCGTTCGGCGTCGCGGCAGCCGGCTACCTTGCGCCGGCGGACAAAAACCGGGTTGTCGGATTTGGCCATGCTGCTACGTCCTTTGGGCTGGACGACGGCAACAGAGGAAGCGATGCTGTACGCCATACTGGCCTATCACGTGGAATCCGAAGTGATGTCGTGGACGAAGGAGGAGGATACGGCCTTGATGACCGACCTGCTCGAGGTCCACCACCGGCTGATCCGGGAGGGCAAATTGGGGCCGTCCGCCCGCCTCGACCTGACCGGCAAGGCGCGCACGCTGCGCGGTCCTGGTGGCAGCACCGTGATCGACGGCCCGTTTGCCGAGACCAAGGAGCAGCTGCTCGGCCTTTATGTCGCGGATTGCCCGGATGACGAGGCGGCGCTGGCCGTGGCGCGCCGGCTCAAGAGCGTCAACCCGAACGCGGTCTACGAGATTCGCCCGATCCGGCTCTACATTCCGGGCGCGGTGATTCCCGAGACCGAAGCCGAAGTCTGAACCACCACGCCCGAATTGCGCGCGAAGGGTGCGCCAGGTTCCGAAAATATCGGATTCTGGGTGGCAAAGCCTGCCGATCGGCCCATTCCGTTGGTTGACTTTGCCCCACCGCTTGCCGATAAACGCGCCCGGCCGCCGGCCGCCCGTATTCGGGCCGTGGTGGCCTTCCCATCTCGACGGCTGGGCCATCGCCGCTTGGCGAAGTGGATGCCGTTGAAACGGGGGAGTGTCCCGAGTGGCAAAGGGAGCTGACTGTAAATCAGCCGCCTCATGGCTTCGCAGGTTCGAGTCCTGCCTCCCCCACCAGCCTTCGCTCGCTGCGTGAGCTACGGTTCGGCAGGCCGACAGGGCGAAAAGGCTGTCGCGCCGAAGCCGGACGCGAAAACCGACGAAGGCTGCCATGAGCCGTGACAACCGAAAACCGTCGTACCAAAGGGCTGGCGGCAAGCCGTTCGGCGCCGGCCGCGGCAAACGGCCGTCCGCCCCCTGGCAGCGGCGCGAATCCGATCCCGATGGTCCGGCCGTTCTCTACGGCTGGCATACCGTCAGCATGGCGCTGGCGAATCCCGCGCGCCGCTTCCGCAAGCTGCTGCTCACCGAGAACGCCGCCCGGCGGCTTGCGGAGGAAAACATCGACACCCGTGTGACCCCCGAGATCGTGCGTCCCGGCGATATCGACCGGCTGCTGTCGCCCGATGCCGTGCATCAGGGGCTCTTGGCGGAAGCTGATCCCCTGCCCTCGCCCGATATCGAGAGCCTGCCGCTCGAGGGCATCGTGCTGGTGCTCGACCAGATCACCGACCCCCACAATGTCGGCGCGATCCTGCGCTCGGCCGCGGCCTTTGCGGTGAAGGCGATCGTGACCACCGCACGCCACAGCCCGGAGGCAACCGGCGTGCTGGCAAAGGCGGCTTCCGGCGCGCTCGAAATCGTGCCGCTGGTGACGGTGCAGAATCTGGCGCGCGCGCTGACGGCGCTCAACGAACGCGGCTTTTTGACCGTCGGCCTCGACAGCGAAGGC
This genomic interval from Bradyrhizobium sp. NP1 contains the following:
- a CDS encoding YciI family protein, producing the protein MLYAILAYHVESEVMSWTKEEDTALMTDLLEVHHRLIREGKLGPSARLDLTGKARTLRGPGGSTVIDGPFAETKEQLLGLYVADCPDDEAALAVARRLKSVNPNAVYEIRPIRLYIPGAVIPETEAEV
- the rlmB gene encoding 23S rRNA (guanosine(2251)-2'-O)-methyltransferase RlmB, whose translation is MSRDNRKPSYQRAGGKPFGAGRGKRPSAPWQRRESDPDGPAVLYGWHTVSMALANPARRFRKLLLTENAARRLAEENIDTRVTPEIVRPGDIDRLLSPDAVHQGLLAEADPLPSPDIESLPLEGIVLVLDQITDPHNVGAILRSAAAFAVKAIVTTARHSPEATGVLAKAASGALEIVPLVTVQNLARALTALNERGFLTVGLDSEGSADLAAVELRAPLALVLGAEGKGLRQLTRETCGVVARLDMPGAIKSLNVSNAAVLALYVGASRLGLMR